Proteins encoded in a region of the Amyelois transitella isolate CPQ chromosome 9, ilAmyTran1.1, whole genome shotgun sequence genome:
- the LOC132902106 gene encoding putative nuclease HARBI1 has product MLGVYLDVLEASHEADVAEARASSRRANAALRQEILNVSEAQFRKRYRLSTDQYSKLVTEIEPYISTPLRTDGLDVETKILIALSFYATGSYQTPVGDSKFHPASQASVSKALEEVTVALNRPEIFHKYVKFPLSRHEREKVKRKFYRSTRLPGVLGCVDGTHVAIVTPHEHEERYFNRKGYHSLNVLILCDADLMIMSVDPSYPGATHDSKIWENHPLKGLMERLYEEEEDIYFLGDSGYPLRATLMTPIENALPGSPEAHYTSLHVSGRCCVERCIGVLKARFRCLLADRRRHYSPEKAARITNACCVLHNIAHAGGIEYEPLTEEEARRERQLTEGASPRAPPAPEDPASVARALRAGRERRHRLVNQLWRQRHILPR; this is encoded by the exons atgctgGGAGTATATTTAGACGTGTTGGAAGCTTCCCACGAGGCCGATGTGGCTGAAGCGCGAGCATCCAGCCGTAGAGCTAATGCAGCTCTACGgcaagaaattttaaatgtgtcGGAAGCACAATTCCGAAAGAGATATCGACTCTCTACAGACCAATATTCTAAATTGGTCACCGAAATAGAACCCTATATTTCCACCCCTTTACGGACAGATGGGCTCGATGTGGAGACAAAG ATTTTAATAGCCTTGTCATTTTACGCGACTGGCTCGTACCAGACACCAGTGGGAGACAGCAAATTTCACCCTGCATCCCAAGCCAGCGTCAGCAAGGCCCTCGAGGAGGTGACAGTGGCACTAAATAGGCCTGAAATATTTCACAAATATGTGAAATTTCCATTAAGTCGCCATGAGAGGGAGAAAGTGAAAAGAAA attttatagATCTACAAGACTGCCCGGGGTTCTAGGCTGTGTGGATGGAACCCATGTGGCAATTGTGACACCCCACGAACACGAGGAGCGGTATTTTAACAGGAAGGGGTATCATTCTCTAAATGTTTTGATA ttaTGTGACGCTGATCTGATGATCATGAGTGTAGACCCGAGTTACCCAGGGGCTACACATGATAGCAAAATTTGGGAAAACCACCCATTAAAAGGTTTAATGGAAAGATTATAtgaggaggaagaagacatttactttttag GAGATTCTGGGTATCCTCTCAGGGCCACTCTGATGACACCCATTGAGAACGCCTTGCCAGGGTCTCCAGAAGCTCACTACACCAGTCTTCATGTGTCTGGACGCTGTTGTGTTGAGCGATGCATAGGAGTGTTAAAGGCTCGCTTTAG ATGTCTTCTGGCTGACCGCCGGCGTCATTACTCGCCGGAGAAAGCAGCGAGAATAACCAACGCCTGCTGCGTACTCCATAACATCGCCCACGCTGGCGGCATCGAGTACGAGCCACTGACCGAGGAGGAGGCACGCCGCGAGCGCCAGCTCACCGAGGGCGCGTCGCCCCGCGCCCCGCCCGCGCCGGAGGACCCGGCGTCGGTCGCGCGCGCCCTGCGTGCCGGTCGTGAGCGCCGTCATCGTCTAGTCAACCAGCTGTGGCGCCAAAGACATATTCTTCCACGCTAG